A stretch of DNA from Brevibacillus ruminantium:
TGCCGATCGCTTGTTCCTGCAGAGAAAGCACCCGGGCGACGTAGATGTCCTTAACCATGTCATTTCCCACGGTGTATTGACCAATTCTTTCGATTGCGTCCAGCACTGCGCCGGTCTCTTCAAAGGTCTCCCGAATGGCTGCGGCGATACTGGTTTCACCGGGCTCTACTTTCCCCCCAGGCAGTTCGATCCCGCGCAAACGATGGCGGGTGAATAGCAGCTTCCCCTGCCAAAAGGGAAAGATCAGCACGTGTTTGGCGACCCGCTGCTGGTAGACAGCAGGGTCATAGGTAAGGGTTGCCGGATAGCCAAAATCATCGAGAAAATGATGCATGGGGTCATTGCTCCTTTACTTGGAGGGAAATATGCTTGACTGCTTTCATGGCTTGACCGATGGCCAGAGAGAGACTGGCGTATTCTGCACCGTTAGTCACGTCACCGACCGCATAGATCCAGGAGGAGCCCGTACCTTCTGTCTGCTGAAGCGGCCCCGCCAGAAGGTAGCCATCCTGATTTATGCCGAGAAACTGGTCTAGTCCATCCAGGTTGGCATGCACGCCGATCCTGGGCAAAATCCGGTCAACGTGGAGCGAAGCAGGGACATTGGCACGCGGCGAATGCAAGGTGAGCACAACTTTTTCGCCCTCTTCGCGATAATCTGTGATGTTCGTTTCCCAGAAAATCTGCAGCGACGGATGGCCCTCGAGCAATTCGGCCCATTGAGCACGGGCGCGCAAATGATTGCGACGAACCAACAGATAGACCGCTCGTGCATGCGGGATGAGATTATGTACACTTTCCGCAGCCCGATCCCCGCCACCGATAACAGCGACATCCAGTCCGGCTACACTTTTGGCTTCCGCGGTGGTGGAGAACCAGGGAGACAACAGCCGGGAACAGCCATCCAGGGCGGGAATCTCGTTCGGGCTTACACCTGTAGCGATGATGAGGTAATCGACCCGATACGTCGTTCGGCTGGTCGTGACCGTTCTGCTGGAGGGATCAATCGCGGTGAGAGATTCTCCCAAGCGAATCGACTGTTTTTGCAAGGCTGGATGGGAAAGCAGTTCCCGCCTAAGCGCCTCTCCATCTGGATAGATACCGGGCGGAAAGTCCCAAATGGCATTGCGAATCTGGGATAGCTGCCCGCCCAGTTGTTCCTCTCTTTCGATGAGCACACAACGAAGTCCAAGACGCTCGCACCAAATGGCGGCAGACATCCCCGCAATGCCGCCGCCAACAATTAGTACCTGTATATGTTCCACACGAGTCCCCCTCTTCCCTAAAAGAGACTGTTGAACAACCTCTATATTGCGTTATTATGCGAATATGGATAGCTTTAGACTACCCCTTTCACAGGGCGAGTGCAAGAGTGTCGTGGGGACAAAAGGATGCATCATCAGTCACGGGCCGTCAAAGTTTTACAAAAACGCTTTCAGATATGGTAGAATGATACATAATTTTACAAGAAGATGAACTTCTCTGTCTTTGAGGGAGTGACTGGACGTTGGAGAATACGCAGAAAAACGGGGTACCGACAGCGAAACAAAGACGGGCAAAGCGGAATAAAAAAGGTCTTCGGCTCTGGCTCATGCTGACGAGTTGCTTTCTGATAATGGCGTTGATCGTCGGTGGAGGTTACGTACTCTCCAAGCTGGATGATACGCTGGACGAGGTCACGGATGACCCGTACAAACTGCCGGATCAGCCTGTGGTGGAACAGAAGTACGAAGAAAACAAATCGCTCTCCATCTTGATCATTGGTACGGATACGAGAAAAAATGAAGGCATGCTGAATACGGATGTCTTGTTGCTCGCAGTCGCAGACCCCGATGACAAAAAAGTGACGATGGTCTCCCTGCCGCGTGATACCAGGGTAAAGATTCCCGAGTACCCGGATTACCATAAGATCAACGGTGTATTCGCGCTTGGCGAGGGAATCCGGCAGCGCGCAGAGAAAAAGGGAGAGCCCGTCACAGAAAATGGCGTTACGCTGTTGAAAAAAACTGTTGAAAGCATGCTGGGGATTCCCGTTGACCACTACATACTCCTTGACTTCGACGGCTTCAAGGCCGCCATCGACAAACTGGGAGGGGTGGAGGTAACAGTAGATCGCGAGCTGGTCTACGAACTTCCGAGCGGTGGTGTCTACCGTACGCTTAAGCCTGGCAAACAGGTGCTGAACGGGGAGCAGGCTCTCGGGTTTGTACGGCACCGAGTAGACAGACGAGGGTCAAGATTTGATTCCAGCGACTTCGACCGGAACCGGCGCCAGCAGGAAGTCATCCGGGTCGTGACCGACAAGATGACGTCGGCTGATGGATTGACCAAAGCGCTGGCCGTTTTGGAAACGGCAGGGAAACACGTAAAGACAGACCTGTCCAAGGATCAGATCAAGGGCTTGGCGCTTGATTTTCGGAGCTTCTCCTCGGACAAAATCGTCTCACTTGACAATGGTGCTGTATGGCAGTATCCCTATACTGTATGGCCCCGAGAAAGCATGAACGAAGTTCGCCGTATTTTGCTCAGTGAGCGAGGCATAAAATCCGAGATAGCCATGAGCGATGCGGCGATATCGGATGTAGCGCGAGCAGAGCCGCGCAAGCCCAGCACCGGAACACAGTCGACGACGGGAAGCAATGCGAACTCTCCGAAGCCGCAGGACCCGAAACTGGTGGGTGAACAGACAAAGCCGGCTACTCCGGCAGCTTCAACGAAACCGCCAGCCAAGGCACAGCCAGCGAATCATCAGGGTGAAAACGCTCCGCCACCAGACATTGGCGGGGGCGAACTGGCTCCTGAAAACATGCCTCCTCCTGATATCATCAGCCCGCAGCCATGGGAGCCCAACACACCATCCATGGAGCAGAATGGCGGACAAAATGGATAGGAAAACAAACGAAACGACTGTAACGATAAAAACGACAGACGAAGAAACCTAGAAACGCATGAACGAGGGAGGCAGATCAGATGCCCTCCCTTTTTTCTTCTTTCCACGAACTGTAGGCCTTCAATTTCCACGTAACGGCTCGCAGGAGAGGAGAACCATGGTGTACAATAGAGCTTGAACAGAAGCGAGTAGGGAGAAATGAGATGAAGGTCGTCATAGCAGAGAAACCGGATCAGGCGATGAAGCTGGCGGGACCCTTTCCACATCGAAAAAAACAAGGATATTTGGAAATCACACCAAACCGTCTGTTTCCACAAGGGGCTGTCGTTACATGGGCCATCGGCCATATCTGCGAGCTGGTGCCCCCGGAAGCGTACAATCCAGCATGGAAAAAATGGTCCTTGCAGAGCCTGCCGCTGATCCCGGAAAAGTTTCGGCATCAGGTGACGAGAGCAAAAGCCAAGCAATTTGGCATCATCAAGCAGTTGCTGAGACGTCCAGATGTGCGAGAAATCATCCACGCCGGCGATGCCGGGAGGGAAGGGGAGCTGATCGTCCGCACAATTATTGAGCAATGCGGTGTGAAAAAGCCCATGAAACGCTTGTGGATTTCGTCTTTGACGGAAAAAGCGGTGGTTGCCGGATTTGAATCGCTTCTCGATGAAGTCGAAACAGCGAATCTCTATCAGGAGGCGTACAGCCGCTCCTGTGCTGATTGGCTGGTCGGAATGAATGCTTCCCGTGTCTATACCATCCTGTTAAAAAATAAGGGAATTCATGATGTGTTTTCCGCCGGACGTGTTCAGACGCCGACCCTCGCCCTGGTGGTCAAGAGGGAAAAGGAAATCGCCAATTTCAAGCCGGAGCCGTTTTGGGAGGTGCTGGCTACCTTCCAGATGGATGGAAAAATCTACGAAGGCACCTGGCAGAAGGATGGCGAGTCTCGAATCAAAGAGCCGGAATTGGCAGAGCGGATCACCGCGTTTTGTCGGGGTAAAGCAGCAAGCGTGGCAGAGGTCGTACAGGAGCGAAAGGAGTATCTGCCGCCCTACCTGTTTAACCTCTCGTCCCTGCAAGCGACAGCAAACCGGCTGTATAAGTTTTCACCGCAAAAAACGCTCGAGGTAGCGCAAAAGCTTTATCTGAAGGGGTATCTTTCCTACCCTCGTTCCGATTCCAGCTTTGTCACCTCGGAAGAAGCACGGACATTTCCCGAGATTTTAGCCAAGCTGGCAAAACAGTCCGATTTCAGCGGGTATTTCCCCACTGCCAAAAACTCAGTTGCGGGAGACAGGCGTTACGTCAACCAAAAAAAGGTGACGGACCACTATGCCATCATCCCCACGGAGCAGGTTCCGACAGTATCCAGACTTGCCGATGAGGAACGAAAAATTTACGATCTGGTGGCCCGGCGGCTGATTGCCGCTCACTGTGAAAGCGCCTTGTTTGATTATACAACCGTAATGACCCTGGTCGACGGGCGCGCCACGTTTGTCAGCAAGGGCAAAGTACAAATCCGTGCAGGCTGGAGGAGCGTCCTGTTTGATGAGGAAAAAGAGAGCGACGATGCGTTGCTGCCTCCGCTTGCAGAGGGTGAAGAGGGACAGGTACAAAAGGTAAAGGTAAAAGAAAGCAAGACACAGCCACCTAAGCGATATACAGAGGGGCAACTGATTACTTTGATGAAAACAGCGGGGAAGCATTTGGACAATCAGGAGCTGGAAAAGGTCCTGATGAAAACGGAAGGGCTGGGAACAGAGGCTACGCGGGCCGGGATCATCGGGATGTTGAAGCAGCGAAAATACATCGAGGTCAAAAGAAATCAGGTCTTTGCCACCCAAAAAGGCATGCTTCTCATCGAGGTGATCGGAGACAAGATCCTGGCCTCGCCGGAGATGACTGCGCGCTGGGAGCAGCGACTTGCTGAAATCGGGCAGGGTCAGGCATCCGCACAAGCTTTTATGGAACAGGTAAGAAAGCTGTCCCAGAAAATTGTGGATGATGCCGTCGAACAATCCGCGCATTGGAATCTGCAAAGCTATGAAGTGGCGGAGCTGCCGAAGCAAACTTCCCGGTTTCGCCTGGGGAAAAAGGTGGCAGAATGTCGGGTTTGCGGCGGCGATTTGGTAGACAAAGGAGATTTTTACGGCTGCGCCAATTACCAGAAGACGAAATGCAGTGTCACCGTGTCCAAGCTGATTATGGGCAAGAAAGTGACGGAAACCAATGTCAAAAAGCTGATGGAGCAAGGAAAGAGCAACAAGATCAAGGGCTTCAAAAAGGGACAGGACAGCCTTGATGGTTTCCTGGTCTGGGACGATCAGGAGAAAAAGGCAAAAGTGGAACAGGGGTGAGGGAAGTTTTTTTCGGGTTTCCCGATTGTTTTTGAAACTTCCGTACGATTGATCCGTAGGTATATAGTAGAGAAGAACAGCGACAAAAGTTGGGCTTCTGATTCCTTAGCTGAGGAGGAAATGAATCATGTCCATTTTTAAACGTTTACGTGACCTGACCATGTCAAATCTGTACGCGCTGATAGAAAAAGCGGAAGATCCGATTAAAATGACAGATCAGTATCTCCGTGATATGCAAGAAGATTTGGCAGAAGCGGAAAAGGCAGTAGCCGCTCAAATCGTTCTGGAAAAGAAATTCAAACAGTTGTATGAAGAGCAGGAAGCGCTTGTGAAAAAGCGGGACGAACAGGCTCATGTGGCGGCCCAGGCGAAAAATATCGACCTCGCCCGCAGAGCGTTGGAGGAAAAGAAAGCGGCCGAGCAGAAAATGGCCGAATACAAAGCTGGCTACGAGCAAAACAAGGCTGCTGCTGACAACCTGCGTGAAAAACTGACCGAAATGAAGAAGCAAATCACCGAGTTGAAAAACAAGCGGGAGACGCTGGCTGCTCGTGTGAACGCGGCCAAAGCTCAAAAGCAGATCAATCAGTCGATGTCTGGATTTGATTCCAGCACAGCCATGGCTGGCCTGAAGCGCATGGAAGAGAAAGCCATGCAGCTGGAAGCAGAGGCAGAAGCGAGCGGTGAATTGTACAAAAAAGAGTCGTCTCTCGATGACGAGATCGCCAAACTGAACAAGGATCAGCAGGTCGAGGACGAATTGGCTGCGCTGATGAAAAAATATGAGGGGTAAGCCGCTGATGCGGTTCCCCCTTTTCTTTCGCAAAGATTGAGCTGTTTGACCTTGAGCTGTGGAGGGATTGCGAGTGGCCTGGAGAGAAATTCTCGCCATGTTCGTCTGGACAGGCGCAGGTGCCATCCTGTTGTCTGTACTGATGTGGGTGGATTCGCTCTTTACCAAATACAATGATTTGACAGAGATGAAAAAGGGTAATGTCGCCGTGACAACCCGGTTCGTGATGAAGTTATTTGCCCAGGGATTCATTCTGTCGCAGTCAATCACGAAGTCCAATGATCTCTGGGAAGCATTGCTTGCTTCCGTGGTATCATTTGTGATTTTATTCTTGCTGGAATGGGTTGTGGAAAAAATACTGCAAGCAGTTGCGGGGCTCAACCTGGATGAAGGTACGAAGCAGGGAAAAGTCGCGTATGCGCTTCTTGCAGGCTCCTTCCACGTGGTAGGCGCCCTGATTATTGGCGCATGTCTGTAGGAACTGTCGTGTAGTGGAAAGAGAGGGGTTCAGTGATGAGTGTATGGAAGCGAATTCAAAACATCTTCGCCAAGCATGAGCTTCCTCAAGGGGAATTGAGCCTGCTGACGGTTGGACCTGGAGATGTCGTCGAGGTATCGCTATCGACCTATCAAGTGACGGGAAAGACTCGAAATCTCAACCGCAATGCGGTCATGCTTACCTTGCAGGATGGCAGCAGGATACGCTACCTTCTCATTGAAGAGCGGGAGCGGACGGTTTATCAGCTGTATGACATGATTGACGGCCGTCTGGATTCTCCGGAAGAGATTCCGACGACGATTGAGATGGATGATCATGCCTATCATTTAGAGGAGCAGTATTTTGGCAAAGTGACAGCACTTGGAAGCGCGCCGTTTCAAGCTTCCGGGGAGCAGCATGTCTGGCAGTATCAATCCGATGACAGGAGATTGCTTCGAATCGAGTGGCAAGACGGACGCTTTTTGCTTTATGAAGGGGAAAGTATTCTTCCGGCTGACGTACAGGTGTTGCGCGGAACTTAGGGGGGAGGAAAGTGCCACAGCAATTGATGAAAGCGATCAAACTCATCCTGATCCCTGCTTTGTTCCTGCTTGTGCTTGCCGGGTGCAATACGCAATCAGTAAGCAATAGCTATCCCTTGGAGTCCATCATCTCCAAGGATGGCGGGCAAACCTCCAAGATATATCGAGCGGAGAACAAAACCGTGCCGGAGGTCGCCCAGGAGCTATCCGAACAGAGAACGCCGGATGAAATCTCGAAGGAAGACGAACAGCATATGTTTCTCGTCTATTCCGACGAGTGGTACCATCTGCAACAGGATGAGGCCAAACCAAGCGATACAATCATTGAAG
This window harbors:
- a CDS encoding DUF4178 domain-containing protein, producing MSVWKRIQNIFAKHELPQGELSLLTVGPGDVVEVSLSTYQVTGKTRNLNRNAVMLTLQDGSRIRYLLIEERERTVYQLYDMIDGRLDSPEEIPTTIEMDDHAYHLEEQYFGKVTALGSAPFQASGEQHVWQYQSDDRRLLRIEWQDGRFLLYEGESILPADVQVLRGT
- a CDS encoding NUDIX hydrolase, with translation MHHFLDDFGYPATLTYDPAVYQQRVAKHVLIFPFWQGKLLFTRHRLRGIELPGGKVEPGETSIAAAIRETFEETGAVLDAIERIGQYTVGNDMVKDIYVARVLSLQEQAIGTDVEGAIWFDEIPENVKGQSPFSRYLYDDVYPYTLTRLSEHPFTSSPKKES
- a CDS encoding NAD(P)/FAD-dependent oxidoreductase; this encodes MEHIQVLIVGGGIAGMSAAIWCERLGLRCVLIEREEQLGGQLSQIRNAIWDFPPGIYPDGEALRRELLSHPALQKQSIRLGESLTAIDPSSRTVTTSRTTYRVDYLIIATGVSPNEIPALDGCSRLLSPWFSTTAEAKSVAGLDVAVIGGGDRAAESVHNLIPHARAVYLLVRRNHLRARAQWAELLEGHPSLQIFWETNITDYREEGEKVVLTLHSPRANVPASLHVDRILPRIGVHANLDGLDQFLGINQDGYLLAGPLQQTEGTGSSWIYAVGDVTNGAEYASLSLAIGQAMKAVKHISLQVKEQ
- a CDS encoding DNA topoisomerase III encodes the protein MKVVIAEKPDQAMKLAGPFPHRKKQGYLEITPNRLFPQGAVVTWAIGHICELVPPEAYNPAWKKWSLQSLPLIPEKFRHQVTRAKAKQFGIIKQLLRRPDVREIIHAGDAGREGELIVRTIIEQCGVKKPMKRLWISSLTEKAVVAGFESLLDEVETANLYQEAYSRSCADWLVGMNASRVYTILLKNKGIHDVFSAGRVQTPTLALVVKREKEIANFKPEPFWEVLATFQMDGKIYEGTWQKDGESRIKEPELAERITAFCRGKAASVAEVVQERKEYLPPYLFNLSSLQATANRLYKFSPQKTLEVAQKLYLKGYLSYPRSDSSFVTSEEARTFPEILAKLAKQSDFSGYFPTAKNSVAGDRRYVNQKKVTDHYAIIPTEQVPTVSRLADEERKIYDLVARRLIAAHCESALFDYTTVMTLVDGRATFVSKGKVQIRAGWRSVLFDEEKESDDALLPPLAEGEEGQVQKVKVKESKTQPPKRYTEGQLITLMKTAGKHLDNQELEKVLMKTEGLGTEATRAGIIGMLKQRKYIEVKRNQVFATQKGMLLIEVIGDKILASPEMTARWEQRLAEIGQGQASAQAFMEQVRKLSQKIVDDAVEQSAHWNLQSYEVAELPKQTSRFRLGKKVAECRVCGGDLVDKGDFYGCANYQKTKCSVTVSKLIMGKKVTETNVKKLMEQGKSNKIKGFKKGQDSLDGFLVWDDQEKKAKVEQG
- a CDS encoding LCP family protein, which gives rise to MENTQKNGVPTAKQRRAKRNKKGLRLWLMLTSCFLIMALIVGGGYVLSKLDDTLDEVTDDPYKLPDQPVVEQKYEENKSLSILIIGTDTRKNEGMLNTDVLLLAVADPDDKKVTMVSLPRDTRVKIPEYPDYHKINGVFALGEGIRQRAEKKGEPVTENGVTLLKKTVESMLGIPVDHYILLDFDGFKAAIDKLGGVEVTVDRELVYELPSGGVYRTLKPGKQVLNGEQALGFVRHRVDRRGSRFDSSDFDRNRRQQEVIRVVTDKMTSADGLTKALAVLETAGKHVKTDLSKDQIKGLALDFRSFSSDKIVSLDNGAVWQYPYTVWPRESMNEVRRILLSERGIKSEIAMSDAAISDVARAEPRKPSTGTQSTTGSNANSPKPQDPKLVGEQTKPATPAASTKPPAKAQPANHQGENAPPPDIGGGELAPENMPPPDIISPQPWEPNTPSMEQNGGQNG
- a CDS encoding DUF350 domain-containing protein translates to MFVWTGAGAILLSVLMWVDSLFTKYNDLTEMKKGNVAVTTRFVMKLFAQGFILSQSITKSNDLWEALLASVVSFVILFLLEWVVEKILQAVAGLNLDEGTKQGKVAYALLAGSFHVVGALIIGACL
- a CDS encoding PspA/IM30 family protein yields the protein MSIFKRLRDLTMSNLYALIEKAEDPIKMTDQYLRDMQEDLAEAEKAVAAQIVLEKKFKQLYEEQEALVKKRDEQAHVAAQAKNIDLARRALEEKKAAEQKMAEYKAGYEQNKAAADNLREKLTEMKKQITELKNKRETLAARVNAAKAQKQINQSMSGFDSSTAMAGLKRMEEKAMQLEAEAEASGELYKKESSLDDEIAKLNKDQQVEDELAALMKKYEG